One part of the Candidatus Lokiarchaeota archaeon genome encodes these proteins:
- a CDS encoding geranylgeranyl reductase family protein, with translation MVDKTQVIIIGSGPAGLTAARYLGELDVQYVLISKESRPGENKVCGGFVPQAALERFELGSFPRSHEIYGARLRFPGYEPRDVWFEEAVGVNARREDLGTVLEKKADLSKGILRLGARVTSVECGQDGCSVKYMLNDNTHQVESDLVIDASGSHPVSCKKDGVRSYLSDTETGYGFQYQVRYGTDEWEFPRLNYFYFGSGYSPRGYAWIYPRATDAAVGTGGLLNILRERNTALPGHLDRLLNEETPDQDYTGYLTVVKREGALVPLAGIVTPSYGQRLLLAGDAAGHCSPISGEGIYYAMTAGNLAAETVKECYEDNDFTKQKLKSYEKRWQKAFGSDLKWGRRIQRRFMGTSSGESSSKFLESEDVLRKVAEMLLGLKSVRSAIIGCLPAYIKSRLAFWQ, from the coding sequence ATGGTTGACAAGACTCAAGTCATAATAATCGGCTCGGGCCCAGCTGGTCTTACAGCTGCAAGATACTTGGGAGAATTAGATGTACAGTATGTGTTGATCAGCAAAGAGTCTAGGCCTGGTGAAAACAAAGTCTGTGGGGGGTTTGTACCTCAAGCAGCTCTAGAGCGGTTTGAACTGGGGAGTTTTCCCAGATCTCATGAGATATATGGTGCGCGACTGAGATTTCCTGGATATGAGCCTCGGGATGTATGGTTTGAGGAAGCTGTTGGAGTAAATGCTCGGAGGGAAGACTTGGGAACGGTTCTGGAGAAGAAAGCCGATCTCTCAAAAGGAATCTTGAGACTCGGAGCACGAGTAACCTCTGTGGAATGCGGCCAAGATGGTTGCAGTGTGAAGTACATGTTGAATGACAACACGCACCAAGTAGAAAGCGATTTGGTAATCGATGCCAGCGGGAGTCATCCAGTATCCTGCAAAAAGGATGGTGTACGTTCCTACTTGTCCGATACTGAAACTGGATATGGATTCCAGTATCAGGTAAGATATGGTACTGATGAGTGGGAATTTCCTAGATTGAACTACTTCTATTTCGGAAGTGGATACTCGCCCCGTGGGTATGCATGGATTTATCCCCGGGCTACTGATGCCGCTGTGGGTACAGGCGGTCTACTCAATATTCTTCGGGAACGAAATACTGCTCTTCCCGGGCATTTGGATCGACTGTTGAACGAGGAAACCCCCGACCAGGACTACACCGGCTACCTCACTGTTGTAAAACGAGAAGGTGCTCTTGTTCCTCTTGCAGGGATTGTAACTCCGAGCTATGGACAGAGATTGCTTTTGGCTGGTGATGCAGCGGGTCACTGCTCTCCGATTTCTGGTGAAGGCATCTATTACGCGATGACTGCCGGGAACCTAGCTGCTGAAACCGTGAAGGAATGCTATGAAGACAATGACTTCACCAAGCAGAAACTAAAATCCTACGAAAAGCGTTGGCAGAAAGCTTTCGGTTCGGATCTGAAATGGGGCCGTAGAATCCAGCGTCGCTTCATGGGGACATCATCTGGTGAATCGAGTTCGAAGTTTCTGGAATCTGAGGACGTGCTGAGAAAAGTTGCTGAGATGCTTCTTGGTCTCAAATCGGTTCGGAGTGCTATCATTGGCTGTTTACCCGCATATATCAAGTCACGGCTAGCCTTCTGGCAATGA
- a CDS encoding DUF106 domain-containing protein: MTAWLILKAKRNTVMDLWTNLIQYFANLLDPVSSMPISTVFIPIVSMALALISIAATRHFTDVEQMQKDMQEVKDWQEKMKKARETQDDRLMQEVTEKQSRIMRLQSSMMQSRCKPMCITWLPFIFVFIVLRTAYAGVPVAILPFNIQEILPFLDGWLGVNVEGTGFGLYFYVWYVLSSFSLNSLLQKVFGVAPPQP; this comes from the coding sequence ATGACTGCATGGCTCATTTTGAAGGCCAAGAGGAATACTGTCATGGATCTCTGGACCAATTTGATTCAATATTTCGCCAATCTGCTAGACCCCGTTTCTTCTATGCCGATATCTACCGTGTTTATCCCAATTGTCAGCATGGCACTGGCTCTGATTTCCATTGCTGCTACGAGGCATTTCACCGATGTGGAACAGATGCAGAAAGACATGCAAGAGGTGAAGGATTGGCAAGAGAAAATGAAGAAAGCACGAGAAACTCAGGATGATCGGCTGATGCAGGAGGTCACAGAGAAGCAATCCAGGATCATGCGACTGCAGAGCAGCATGATGCAATCTCGATGCAAACCGATGTGTATAACTTGGTTGCCCTTTATCTTTGTCTTCATCGTTCTCAGAACAGCCTACGCAGGTGTACCAGTGGCAATTCTTCCGTTCAACATCCAGGAAATTCTACCTTTTCTTGATGGATGGTTGGGTGTAAACGTTGAAGGAACAGGCTTTGGTCTTTACTTCTATGTCTGGTATGTGTTGTCTTCTTTCAGTCTCAACAGCCTGTTGCAGAAGGTGTTTGGCGTCGCACCGCCGCAACCCTGA
- a CDS encoding amidohydrolase family protein, whose product MADSLLIDNAFIVTCNTKHEIIEDGYVYVEGNRIEEIGTGSPEVKPSKHIDGSGCVLIPGLVTAHTHLYGILLRGADLGIEPPTDFAQVLQRVWWPVDEALTLEDAHASALSASVDMLKSGSTLFADTYSGPNSIEGSLQAIADATKSVGIRSILAFEMTERHDPEEARNGLKENIRFIREAKQEPLVSGMMSVHASFTVGDEIVKEAASTANKLGAPITVHTSEGKVDLYHNLERWGERTVERLDRLGLLDSNAVLAHCVHVSENELELIRKRDAKVAHNPMSNMLNAVGTAPVPDMLDMGITVGLGNDGWIYDPFENMRCAMTVHRLASGNPSEIGPSEVFRMATIEGARCYGLEDHLGSIETGKFADLVLLDGTNVPTPLNRKSVIGHIVNTFTGSDVSHVVVNGDTVVENGRLTTMDEESVIQKSRQSAKKLWKRLK is encoded by the coding sequence ATGGCAGATAGTTTGCTGATTGATAATGCATTCATAGTGACATGCAATACTAAACACGAAATCATAGAAGATGGCTATGTCTATGTGGAAGGTAATCGTATTGAAGAGATTGGTACAGGTTCTCCGGAAGTCAAGCCTTCAAAACACATAGACGGATCTGGATGCGTTCTCATTCCTGGACTTGTTACTGCTCACACACATCTCTATGGTATTCTCCTAAGAGGAGCAGACTTGGGAATTGAGCCTCCAACCGACTTTGCTCAGGTATTGCAGCGTGTGTGGTGGCCTGTTGATGAAGCTCTTACCTTAGAGGATGCCCATGCCAGTGCGCTTTCGGCTTCAGTGGATATGCTCAAATCAGGCAGCACACTCTTCGCTGATACCTACTCGGGTCCCAATTCCATAGAAGGAAGTTTGCAGGCAATTGCTGATGCAACAAAGAGCGTTGGAATAAGGAGCATCCTTGCCTTCGAAATGACCGAACGACATGATCCGGAAGAAGCAAGGAACGGGCTGAAGGAAAATATCCGCTTCATCAGGGAGGCAAAACAAGAGCCCCTGGTTTCGGGAATGATGAGTGTGCATGCATCGTTTACCGTTGGCGATGAGATAGTGAAAGAAGCCGCTTCTACTGCAAACAAGCTGGGTGCCCCTATCACTGTTCACACTTCCGAAGGAAAAGTTGACTTGTACCATAATCTGGAGCGATGGGGTGAGCGGACTGTCGAAAGACTTGATCGACTTGGACTCCTAGATTCCAACGCCGTTCTTGCTCATTGTGTACATGTGTCTGAGAATGAGCTCGAGCTGATACGCAAAAGAGATGCTAAGGTGGCTCACAATCCAATGAGCAATATGTTGAATGCTGTGGGAACCGCACCAGTCCCTGATATGTTGGATATGGGAATTACTGTCGGACTTGGAAACGATGGTTGGATTTACGATCCTTTTGAGAACATGCGATGCGCTATGACCGTTCATAGACTTGCCTCCGGCAACCCAAGCGAAATCGGTCCATCTGAGGTCTTTCGTATGGCAACTATAGAGGGTGCACGTTGCTACGGTCTTGAAGACCACCTAGGCAGCATCGAGACTGGAAAATTTGCAGATTTGGTTTTGCTTGACGGCACCAATGTTCCCACACCACTGAACCGCAAGAGCGTGATTGGGCACATTGTGAACACTTTCACAGGAAGCGATGTCAGTCACGTTGTTGTTAACGGCGATACCGTAGTAGAAAACGGTAGGCTGACAACAATGGACGAAGAAAGCGTGATTCAGAAATCAAGACAAAGTGCAAAGAAGTTGTGGAAGCGTCTTAAATAA